From Lepisosteus oculatus isolate fLepOcu1 chromosome 8, fLepOcu1.hap2, whole genome shotgun sequence, one genomic window encodes:
- the shisa2a gene encoding shisa family member 2a, translated as MSASHLVCALVFLTIGLEPYGVEATGEYCHGWVDVYNVWHKGFQCPERFDGEEARFCCGTCILRYCCTAVEARLDQGACENDNFFEFESDDPASKNPPQLPTYLPFLIVASVFVSFVIIGSFIAICCCQCLRPKAEDRQNGPLPIQSRLLESGPSSDTRTPSRYSNASSSSTSRCSTGGRAPNICTVGTEATMNMYMSTANGFPGIGSQSQQYMPPTQTSSQFLQPPYLSYGMPPEHPMLMNPSYMENRTVYGHQQAHSFQQAPMHTEQLYSGVPI; from the exons ATGTCAGCCTCGCACCTAGTATGTGCCTTAGTGTTCCTGACTATAGGACTGGAGCCATACGGAGTAGAAGCTACCGGAGAGTATTGTCACGGGTGGGTGGACGTCTACAACGTTTGGCACAAAGGTTTCCAGTGTCCAGAACGGTTCGACGGCGAGGAAGCCAGGTTTTGTTGTGGAACGTGCATCTTGCGTTACTGTTGCACTGCAGTGGAAGCAAGACTGGATCAGGGCGCATGTGAGAACGACAACTTCTTCGAGTTTGAATCGGATGATCCTGCCAGTAAAAACCCACCGCAGT TGCCAACATACCTCCCCTTCCTCATTGTTGCAAGTGTTTTTGTCTCCTTTGTCATCATTGGCTCTTTCATCGCTATCTGTTGCTGCCAGTGCCTTAGGCCCAAGGCTGAAGACCGTCAGAATGGCCCATTGCCAATCCAGAGCCGTTTGCTTGAGTCTGGGCCTTCTTCTGATACCAGGACCCCTTCTCGCTACTCCAATGCCAGCTCAAGCTCTACTAGTAGGTGTTCCACAGGAGGACGTGCTCCGAATATCTGCACTGTGGGCACAGAGGCTACCATGAACATGTATATGTCCACAGCAAATGGATTCCCAGGAATAGGCTCTCAGTCTCAGCAGTATATGCCTCCTACACAGACCTCTAGTCAGTTTCTCCAACCCCCGTACCTAAGTTATGGGATGCCACCGGAACATCCCATGCTGATGAACCCATCTTACATGGAAAATCGAACTGTATATGGCCATCAGCAGGCACATTCATTCCAGCAGGCCCCAATGCACACTGAACAGTTATACTCCGGCGTTCCAATATGA